In Xenorhabdus poinarii G6, the following are encoded in one genomic region:
- the epd gene encoding erythrose-4-phosphate dehydrogenase: MTIKVAINGFGRIGRSVLRALYESGRRAEISVIAINELADAEGIAHLLKYDSSHGRFAWDVRLQGNLLQVGDDMIRLFHQPEITALPWKALDIDIVLDCTGQYGERADGELHIASGAKKVLFSHPGGNNLDATVVYGVNHHALVAEDCIVSNASCTTNCIIPIIKVLDDAFNIESGTVTTIHASMNDQPVIDAYHRDLRRTRAASQSIIPVDTKLAAGITRVFPKFSDRFEAISVRVPTINVTAIDLSVTVCEAVNVEEVNQRLQKSAGSEFRGIVDYTDLPLVSADFNHDPHSAIVDGTQTRVSGKHLIKTLVWCDNEWGFANRMLDTTLAMAATGFK, translated from the coding sequence ATGACTATCAAGGTAGCGATTAACGGTTTCGGGAGAATAGGGCGCAGTGTCCTGCGCGCCCTTTACGAATCCGGGCGTCGGGCTGAGATTTCCGTGATCGCAATTAATGAGCTGGCAGATGCAGAAGGCATTGCTCACTTATTGAAATACGATTCCAGTCATGGACGTTTTGCATGGGATGTACGCTTGCAGGGGAATTTATTGCAGGTAGGCGACGATATGATTCGACTGTTTCATCAACCTGAGATCACAGCGTTGCCCTGGAAAGCGTTAGACATTGATATTGTGCTTGATTGCACGGGTCAATATGGTGAACGGGCGGACGGAGAGCTGCATATCGCCAGCGGAGCCAAAAAAGTTCTGTTTTCACATCCGGGAGGCAATAATCTGGATGCAACGGTGGTCTATGGTGTCAATCACCATGCATTAGTGGCCGAAGATTGCATTGTGTCCAATGCGTCCTGTACAACAAATTGCATCATTCCGATTATCAAAGTATTGGATGACGCGTTCAATATTGAATCCGGTACGGTAACAACCATCCACGCCTCTATGAATGATCAACCGGTGATTGACGCTTATCACCGTGATTTACGTCGAACCAGAGCCGCCAGTCAATCGATCATTCCTGTTGATACAAAACTGGCTGCGGGGATCACGCGTGTTTTCCCTAAATTCAGTGATCGGTTTGAAGCCATTTCCGTGCGGGTGCCGACTATCAATGTGACCGCCATTGATTTGAGCGTCACCGTTTGCGAGGCGGTGAATGTTGAAGAGGTCAACCAGCGCCTGCAAAAATCAGCGGGTAGCGAGTTTCGTGGTATAGTGGATTACACGGATTTACCGCTCGTTTCAGCGGACTTTAACCACGATCCCCACAGTGCCATTGTGGATGGCACACAGACTCGGGTTAGCGGCAAACATCTGATAAAAACCCTGGTATGGTGTGACAATGAGTGGGGCTTTGCCAATCGTATGCTTGATACAACGTTGGCAATGGCGGCAACGGGTTTCAAATAA
- the pgk gene encoding phosphoglycerate kinase: MSVIKMTDLDLAGKRVLIRADLNVPVKDGKVTSDARIRASLPTIEAALSQGAKVMVTSHLGRPTEGEYNEAFSLQPVVDYLKATLSSPVRLEKNYLDGVEVVEGELVVLENVRFNKGEKKDDETLSKQYAALCDVYVMDAFGTAHRAQASTHGVAKFAPIACAGPLLSGELEALGKALHNPARPMVAIVGGSKVSTKLTVLDSLSKIADQLIIGGGIANTFVAAEGHNVGRSLYEDDLIPEAKKLLESCDIPVPTDVRVATEFSETAEATLKSTRDIKDDEQILDLGDASAERLAEILKNAKTILWNGPVGVFEFPNFRKGTEIIAQAIAESDAFSIAGGGDTLAAIDLFDIADKISYISTGGGAFLEFVEGKKLPAVVMLEERAKSN, encoded by the coding sequence ATGTCTGTAATTAAGATGACTGATTTAGATCTGGCGGGTAAACGTGTACTGATCCGTGCTGATCTGAATGTGCCTGTAAAAGATGGCAAAGTGACTTCTGATGCACGTATCCGAGCATCTTTGCCGACGATTGAGGCTGCGCTGAGTCAGGGAGCCAAGGTCATGGTTACTTCTCACCTGGGACGCCCAACAGAGGGAGAATACAACGAAGCGTTCTCACTGCAACCTGTCGTTGATTATCTGAAAGCCACACTTTCTTCTCCTGTTCGTCTGGAAAAAAACTATCTGGATGGTGTTGAAGTGGTGGAAGGCGAACTGGTTGTTCTGGAAAACGTTCGCTTCAACAAAGGTGAGAAAAAAGATGACGAAACGTTATCAAAGCAATATGCCGCACTGTGTGATGTATATGTGATGGATGCTTTCGGTACTGCACATCGTGCGCAAGCGTCAACACACGGCGTTGCGAAATTTGCCCCCATTGCTTGTGCTGGCCCGCTGCTGTCTGGTGAACTGGAGGCGTTGGGGAAAGCCCTGCACAACCCTGCGCGCCCAATGGTGGCGATTGTCGGCGGATCGAAAGTCTCAACCAAACTGACGGTGCTTGATTCACTGTCCAAAATTGCTGATCAACTGATCATCGGCGGTGGGATTGCTAACACCTTTGTTGCCGCTGAAGGGCACAATGTGGGGCGTTCACTGTACGAAGATGATTTGATTCCAGAGGCGAAAAAGCTGCTGGAAAGCTGTGATATTCCTGTTCCTACCGATGTTCGTGTCGCGACAGAGTTCTCTGAAACTGCGGAAGCTACGCTGAAGTCCACCCGCGACATTAAAGATGATGAACAGATCCTTGACTTAGGTGATGCATCTGCTGAACGTTTGGCTGAAATCCTGAAAAACGCCAAAACCATTCTGTGGAATGGCCCGGTCGGGGTTTTTGAATTCCCTAACTTCCGTAAAGGAACTGAAATTATTGCCCAGGCCATTGCTGAGAGCGATGCTTTCTCAATTGCAGGGGGAGGGGATACCTTGGCGGCAATTGATCTGTTCGACATTGCCGACAAGATCTCTTACATCTCTACCGGGGGGGGCGCTTTCCTTGAGTTCGTTGAAGGCAAAAAACTACCCGCCGTTGTGATGCTGGAAGAACGTGCTAAAAGTAACTAA
- the fbaA gene encoding class II fructose-bisphosphate aldolase, whose protein sequence is MSKIFDFVKPGVITGDDVQKVFAVAKENNFALPAVNCVGTDSINAVLETAAKVRAPVIIQFSNGGASFVAGKGLKAEGQQTAIIGAISGAHHVHQMAEYYGVPVILHTDHCARKLLPWIDGLLDAGEKHYAQTGKPLFSSHMIDLSEESLEENIEICSQYLARMAKIDMTLEIELGCTGGEEDGVDNTHLDSSSLYTQPEDVAYAYQKLNAISPRFTIAASFGNVHGVYKPGNVKLTPKILRNSQDYVSEKFNLPHNSLDFVFHGGSGSTAEEIQEAVSYGVVKMNIDTDTQWATWEGILNYYKKNEGYLQGQLGNPEGADKPNKKFYDPRVWLRAGQASMIVRLEQAFKELNAVDVL, encoded by the coding sequence ATGTCTAAAATTTTTGATTTCGTAAAACCGGGTGTCATCACTGGTGATGATGTTCAAAAAGTCTTTGCCGTTGCTAAAGAAAACAATTTCGCATTGCCAGCGGTTAACTGTGTTGGTACGGATTCCATCAACGCAGTGTTGGAAACGGCGGCAAAAGTACGTGCTCCGGTTATTATTCAGTTCTCTAACGGTGGTGCCTCTTTCGTTGCAGGTAAGGGACTGAAAGCAGAAGGTCAACAAACCGCAATCATCGGTGCAATTTCAGGTGCTCACCACGTTCACCAAATGGCAGAATATTATGGTGTGCCGGTTATCCTGCACACTGACCATTGTGCTCGTAAACTGTTACCCTGGATCGACGGTCTGCTGGATGCGGGTGAAAAACACTACGCACAAACGGGTAAGCCGCTGTTTTCCTCTCACATGATCGACTTGTCAGAAGAATCGCTGGAAGAAAATATCGAGATTTGCAGCCAATACCTGGCGCGTATGGCGAAAATCGACATGACACTGGAAATCGAACTGGGCTGTACTGGTGGTGAAGAAGATGGTGTTGATAACACTCATCTGGACAGCTCGTCCCTGTACACTCAGCCAGAAGACGTGGCTTACGCGTATCAGAAACTGAATGCGATCAGCCCGCGTTTCACTATCGCAGCTTCTTTCGGTAACGTTCATGGCGTGTATAAACCCGGCAACGTTAAACTGACACCAAAAATTCTGCGTAACTCACAGGATTATGTTTCTGAGAAATTCAACCTGCCACACAACAGCCTGGATTTCGTTTTCCACGGTGGTTCTGGTTCTACCGCAGAAGAAATTCAGGAAGCCGTCAGCTACGGCGTGGTGAAAATGAATATCGATACCGATACCCAGTGGGCAACCTGGGAAGGTATTCTGAACTACTACAAAAAGAACGAAGGCTACCTGCAAGGCCAGTTAGGTAACCCGGAAGGCGCGGACAAACCTAACAAGAAATTCTATGATCCTCGCGTTTGGCTGCGTGCTGGTCAGGCTTCCATGATTGTTCGTCTGGAACAAGCTTTTAAAGAACTGAATGCGGTTGATGTGCTGTAA
- the dtpB gene encoding dipeptide/tripeptide permease DtpB yields MSKTAPVGLWDQPKPFFMIFFVELWERFGYYGVQGILAVYFVQHLGFSETQSFITFGAFTALVYGLISIGGYVGDHLLGTKRTIVLGAIIIAIGYFMIGLSIMKPTLIFYALGTVAVGNGLFKANPASLLAKCYSPQDPRLDGAFTLFYMSINLGSLVSLALAPVIAEKYGYAVTYNICGIGLIIALLVYIACRRMVHNIGSEPDHAPVNYATLFLVLLGSVIMIGLCAWLLHNINIANIVLMAISTVVIVIFFWQAFKQDRVGRNKMFVAFILMLQAVVFYILYNQMPTSLNFFAINNVHHELLGFHINPISFQALNPFWIIVASPILAVIYTRLGAKGKDFSMPTKFTFGMFLCSLGFLTAAASGLFADANGITSPWFIVLVYLFQSVGELMISALGLAMVATFVPSYLTGFILGMWFLSQAAASVLGSYVATLTAAPEGVTNPLQTLPIYTSVFGKIGVATLIVAVVMACMVPWLNRFMKGEVKA; encoded by the coding sequence ATGAGTAAAACCGCTCCGGTCGGTTTATGGGATCAACCCAAACCCTTTTTCATGATCTTTTTTGTGGAATTGTGGGAACGTTTCGGTTACTACGGTGTTCAGGGTATTCTTGCCGTCTACTTCGTTCAACACCTTGGGTTTTCAGAAACACAATCCTTTATCACGTTTGGTGCATTTACTGCGCTGGTTTATGGCCTGATTTCTATCGGTGGTTATGTCGGTGATCACTTATTGGGGACAAAACGCACCATCGTTCTGGGTGCCATTATTATAGCCATTGGCTATTTTATGATTGGCCTTTCTATCATGAAACCGACACTGATTTTTTATGCCCTGGGCACTGTCGCTGTCGGTAATGGCCTTTTCAAAGCGAATCCCGCCAGCCTGCTGGCGAAATGCTACTCGCCGCAAGACCCCCGTTTGGATGGCGCATTTACGCTCTTCTATATGTCCATCAATCTTGGTTCTCTGGTTTCCCTTGCGCTTGCACCTGTTATTGCCGAAAAATATGGTTATGCTGTTACCTATAATATCTGTGGTATCGGTCTGATTATCGCCCTACTGGTTTATATCGCCTGCCGCCGTATGGTACACAACATCGGTTCAGAGCCAGACCATGCGCCTGTTAACTATGCCACTTTGTTTTTGGTTTTACTGGGTTCAGTCATCATGATTGGTCTCTGTGCCTGGCTACTGCACAACATCAACATTGCCAATATTGTGCTGATGGCGATTTCAACGGTTGTTATCGTGATTTTCTTCTGGCAGGCATTCAAGCAAGATAGAGTCGGCCGCAATAAAATGTTTGTGGCATTTATTCTGATGCTTCAGGCTGTCGTGTTCTATATCCTGTATAACCAGATGCCGACGTCTCTTAATTTCTTTGCCATCAATAACGTTCATCATGAGCTCCTGGGTTTTCACATTAATCCTATCAGTTTCCAGGCGCTGAACCCGTTTTGGATCATCGTTGCCAGCCCTATCCTGGCCGTGATTTACACCCGACTGGGGGCCAAAGGTAAAGATTTTTCTATGCCGACGAAATTTACCTTTGGCATGTTCTTGTGCTCTCTCGGTTTCCTGACTGCCGCCGCTTCTGGTTTATTTGCCGATGCAAATGGTATTACCTCACCGTGGTTTATTGTGCTGGTCTATCTGTTCCAGAGCGTAGGAGAATTAATGATCAGTGCATTGGGATTGGCGATGGTGGCAACGTTTGTGCCCAGTTATCTGACCGGTTTTATCCTCGGTATGTGGTTTCTGTCACAAGCCGCAGCATCTGTATTGGGCAGTTATGTGGCAACTTTGACGGCCGCACCTGAAGGGGTGACAAATCCACTGCAAACCTTGCCTATTTATACGAGTGTGTTTGGCAAAATCGGCGTTGCGACCCTGATTGTCGCGGTGGTAATGGCCTGCATGGTGCCGTGGCTGAACCGTTTTATGAAAGGTGAAGTGAAGGCATAA
- the ybcJ gene encoding ribosome-associated protein YbcJ, with amino-acid sequence MEIFYLDGHPYVELCDLLKFQGWCESGAAAKAMIAEGLVQVDNQPETRKRCKITAGKVISFNRKSVRVVDA; translated from the coding sequence ATGGAAATTTTTTATTTAGATGGGCACCCTTATGTCGAATTGTGTGATCTGCTGAAGTTTCAAGGATGGTGTGAAAGTGGTGCCGCAGCGAAGGCGATGATTGCGGAAGGTTTGGTGCAAGTTGACAATCAACCAGAAACACGTAAACGCTGCAAGATCACTGCTGGTAAGGTAATCAGCTTTAACAGGAAGTCTGTCCGCGTTGTAGACGCGTAA
- the folD gene encoding bifunctional methylenetetrahydrofolate dehydrogenase/methenyltetrahydrofolate cyclohydrolase FolD has translation MSAKIIDGKTIAQTIRNEVAEKVRQRVAAGKRAPGLAVVLVGENPASQIYVASKRRACEEVGFMSRSYDLPDTTSEAELLSLIDNLNADKEIDGILVQLPLPAGIDNVKVLERIHPDKDVDGFHPYNIGRLCQRAPKLRPCTPRGIVTLLERCNINTYGLNAVIIGASNIVGRPMSLELLLAGCTTTVTHRFTNNLRQYVEQADLLVVAVGKPNFIPGEWIKPGAIVIDVGINRLENGKVIGDVDFDNAFDRAGWISPVPGGVGPMTVATLIQNTLQACEEYHDVETTEGY, from the coding sequence ATGTCAGCAAAAATTATTGATGGGAAAACGATTGCGCAGACAATCAGAAACGAAGTTGCAGAAAAAGTCAGGCAGCGGGTTGCCGCCGGAAAACGGGCTCCAGGTCTTGCCGTCGTTTTAGTGGGCGAAAACCCGGCTTCTCAAATTTATGTCGCCAGCAAACGCCGCGCCTGTGAAGAAGTCGGTTTTATGTCCCGTTCTTATGATTTACCTGATACCACCAGCGAAGCCGAATTACTCTCTCTGATCGATAACCTGAACGCCGATAAGGAAATCGACGGTATTTTAGTTCAACTCCCTCTACCTGCCGGCATTGATAATGTCAAAGTACTGGAACGCATTCATCCCGATAAGGATGTGGATGGCTTCCATCCTTATAATATCGGCCGTCTATGCCAGCGTGCCCCAAAGTTACGTCCTTGTACGCCTCGCGGCATTGTCACGCTGCTTGAGCGTTGCAATATTAATACCTATGGATTAAATGCAGTTATTATCGGAGCGTCTAATATCGTGGGACGTCCGATGAGCCTTGAATTGCTGTTGGCAGGCTGTACGACTACGGTAACACACCGTTTTACCAACAACTTACGTCAGTATGTTGAACAGGCTGATTTGCTGGTTGTCGCGGTCGGTAAGCCAAATTTTATTCCCGGTGAGTGGATTAAACCCGGTGCGATTGTGATTGATGTCGGTATTAATCGGCTGGAAAATGGCAAAGTCATTGGTGATGTCGATTTCGATAACGCGTTTGACCGTGCAGGCTGGATCTCTCCTGTACCTGGTGGCGTTGGCCCAATGACGGTTGCAACATTGATTCAAAATACCTTGCAAGCTTGCGAGGAATATCATGATGTAGAAACAACTGAAGGTTACTGA
- a CDS encoding tyrosine-type recombinase/integrase gives MSIFRRGNTWYGNYTTPSGKRIKESLGTTDKKQAQELHDRRKAELWRIERLGDFPDVTFDEACLRWIEEKADKKSLDDDKSRMAFWLEYFEGVRLKDITEARIYTAISKMKNRKTKQRWESRVKAAQKKGKEVPAYTEVPVSVATKAKHLSLMKSLLRAAERDWKWLEKAPVIKVPTVREKRVRWLEPHEAKRLVDECPEPLKSVVKFALATGLRRSNIINLEWSQVDMQRQVAWIHPDQSKSARAIGVALNDTACRSLRDQIGNHHKWVFVHNKASTNPDGKAMPKVRKMRVDDNTAWNAALKRAGIEDFRFHDLRHTWASWLVQSGVPLSILQEMGGWESIEMVRRYAHLTPSHLTEHARQIDALFGGCVPNTSQSGKIAIAK, from the coding sequence ATGTCAATCTTCCGTAGAGGAAATACGTGGTATGGGAACTACACGACGCCTAGCGGCAAAAGAATTAAGGAGTCTCTTGGGACAACGGACAAAAAGCAAGCTCAGGAGCTGCACGACCGAAGAAAGGCTGAATTATGGCGCATAGAAAGGTTGGGGGACTTTCCTGATGTAACATTTGATGAAGCCTGTCTACGATGGATTGAGGAAAAAGCTGATAAGAAGTCACTGGATGATGATAAAAGCCGTATGGCGTTCTGGTTGGAATACTTCGAAGGAGTAAGGCTAAAGGATATCACTGAAGCCAGAATTTATACGGCAATCAGTAAGATGAAGAACCGCAAGACCAAACAGCGCTGGGAGAGTCGGGTTAAGGCCGCACAGAAAAAAGGAAAAGAAGTCCCTGCATATACAGAAGTCCCCGTCTCGGTAGCGACCAAGGCAAAGCACTTATCATTAATGAAGTCTCTGCTAAGGGCAGCCGAACGGGATTGGAAATGGTTAGAAAAAGCACCAGTGATTAAAGTTCCAACCGTCAGAGAGAAACGTGTTAGATGGTTGGAACCTCACGAGGCTAAAAGGTTAGTTGATGAATGCCCAGAGCCGTTAAAGTCAGTTGTTAAATTTGCTTTGGCTACGGGACTAAGGCGGTCAAACATTATTAATCTGGAATGGTCTCAAGTTGATATGCAGCGTCAAGTTGCATGGATACACCCAGACCAAAGCAAGTCAGCTAGGGCTATAGGGGTAGCCCTAAATGATACTGCTTGTAGGTCTTTGCGTGATCAGATAGGCAATCATCATAAATGGGTTTTCGTCCATAACAAGGCATCAACCAATCCCGATGGAAAAGCAATGCCCAAAGTCAGGAAGATGCGTGTTGATGATAACACAGCATGGAACGCAGCATTAAAGCGAGCTGGTATAGAAGATTTTAGATTTCACGATCTGAGACACACTTGGGCTAGCTGGCTGGTTCAGTCAGGCGTTCCATTATCAATTTTACAAGAGATGGGCGGTTGGGAGTCAATCGAAATGGTAAGGCGTTACGCTCATTTAACACCCAGCCATTTGACCGAGCACGCCCGCCAAATTGATGCGCTTTTCGGTGGTTGCGTCCCAAATACGTCCCAGTCAGGAAAAATCGCAATCGCCAAATAA
- a CDS encoding MT-A70 family methyltransferase, which yields MKYSLILADPPWQYNNSASNGAASNHYTTTDFYSLTRLPIEQIAAENSVLAMWYTGNFALKAAKLAEVWGLTVKTMKLFTWVKLNKLAMNRIDKAIQDEMLLDSWDFMELLNTETRMNGGNYTRSNTEDVLFAIRGNGLPRQSASVKQVIYSCLGEHSQKPREVHYRLEQLYGDIPRIELFARESVDGWHLYGDESPVNNIEFINEVRYEPENRFICKHP from the coding sequence ATGAAATATAGCCTGATATTAGCTGATCCCCCGTGGCAATATAATAATTCAGCCAGTAACGGAGCAGCCAGTAATCACTACACTACCACCGATTTTTATTCCCTCACCCGATTACCCATCGAACAAATAGCCGCTGAAAACTCTGTGCTCGCCATGTGGTACACGGGTAATTTTGCATTGAAGGCAGCTAAATTGGCTGAGGTGTGGGGATTAACGGTTAAAACGATGAAATTGTTCACGTGGGTGAAATTAAACAAACTGGCGATGAACCGCATAGATAAAGCCATTCAGGATGAAATGTTGCTAGACAGCTGGGATTTCATGGAACTACTCAACACCGAAACACGGATGAACGGAGGTAACTACACCCGCAGCAACACGGAGGATGTATTGTTCGCTATTCGGGGCAACGGATTGCCACGCCAGAGCGCCAGTGTGAAACAGGTCATTTATTCATGTCTGGGTGAACACTCTCAAAAACCACGGGAGGTTCATTATCGGTTAGAGCAATTATACGGTGATATTCCACGCATTGAATTATTCGCACGTGAATCAGTCGATGGATGGCATTTATATGGCGATGAATCACCTGTAAATAATATTGAGTTTATTAATGAGGTTAGATATGAGCCTGAGAATAGATTTATTTGCAAACACCCATGA
- a CDS encoding zinc-finger-containing protein, translating into MYTPWNPNPRAIRRVNDPSPIPTQCRYCCNHVKIAHHKEVFGRILNNSRWPWFYVCTSCEARVGMHPGTNIPLGTLADRPTRIARANSKLSFERMRLQRDWERTDAYRWLARRLGISFNECHFGWFDAEMCERAKNMCVRFK; encoded by the coding sequence ATGTACACCCCATGGAATCCAAACCCTAGAGCAATTCGGCGGGTCAATGACCCGTCACCCATCCCCACTCAATGCCGCTATTGCTGCAATCACGTAAAAATAGCCCATCACAAAGAGGTGTTCGGGCGAATCCTGAATAACAGTCGCTGGCCGTGGTTTTACGTCTGCACCTCATGTGAGGCGCGTGTCGGTATGCATCCGGGCACCAATATTCCGTTAGGTACACTAGCCGACAGACCAACACGGATCGCACGGGCGAACAGTAAATTATCATTTGAGCGAATGCGACTGCAACGGGACTGGGAACGCACGGACGCATATAGATGGTTAGCACGGCGGTTGGGTATCAGTTTCAACGAATGTCATTTTGGTTGGTTCGACGCTGAAATGTGTGAGCGAGCAAAAAATATGTGTGTGAGGTTTAAATGA
- a CDS encoding single-stranded DNA-binding protein, whose protein sequence is MASRGVNKVILVGHLGQDPEIRYLPNGGAVTNITLATSEQWRDKQSGEMREKTEWHRIAIFGKLAEVAGEYLKKGSQVYIEGALQTRKWQDQNGQDRYTTEVVVNPIGGTMQMLGSRSSAQDTPAQGGWGQPQQPQASQQFSGSRPAQSPAPQPPMDFDDDIPF, encoded by the coding sequence ATGGCTAGCCGCGGCGTAAATAAAGTTATTTTAGTGGGTCATTTGGGGCAAGACCCGGAAATTCGCTATCTACCGAATGGCGGTGCAGTTACCAATATTACTCTGGCCACATCGGAACAGTGGCGCGATAAACAATCCGGTGAGATGAGAGAAAAAACTGAGTGGCATCGGATTGCGATATTCGGCAAGCTGGCCGAAGTCGCCGGGGAATATCTGAAAAAAGGCTCTCAGGTTTATATTGAAGGCGCTTTGCAGACTCGCAAGTGGCAGGATCAGAACGGTCAAGACCGCTATACCACCGAAGTTGTGGTTAACCCTATCGGTGGCACAATGCAGATGTTGGGTAGTCGTAGTTCAGCGCAGGATACACCCGCACAAGGTGGCTGGGGACAACCACAGCAGCCACAGGCATCTCAACAATTCAGCGGTTCACGCCCGGCGCAATCGCCAGCACCACAGCCGCCGATGGATTTTGACGATGACATTCCATTCTAG